One region of Microbacterium sp. M28 genomic DNA includes:
- a CDS encoding MFS transporter yields the protein MTTTAPVPVAPATTAERMRYGGLIALMLMSFLLVTAEFLPNGMLTEMADGLGVTPGQAGQTVTVTALVGLLVAPTVGLIFPRLDRRSLLVWMALAAGASNLIVAIAPNLVLVLLARFLLGAALSAFWSMSITVAARISGPERIGRAVMFTTAGTSLATVAGVPIGVMLSEVLDWRTVFALAGVVTLLLAIALRTLLPSVPAAQASSIRILVDTLRRPGVGLGFTGHVLVVLGHFLAYTYIRLALERMPDVDAGTIVLLLALFGAGGLVGNLVIGLIVDRTFSLFAVVGPIAIAVAVLGTLLFPGSIAAVAVAVVAWGFFFSSWLIVVNTWVGHRMPDRLEAGGSLVVVGFQGAIMIAAGVGGILVDALGVELNYVLGAAILVLGAVLFGASNRVRS from the coding sequence ATGACCACGACCGCCCCCGTCCCCGTCGCCCCTGCTACTACGGCCGAGCGCATGCGCTACGGCGGACTCATCGCGCTCATGCTCATGAGCTTCCTGCTCGTCACCGCCGAGTTCCTGCCGAACGGCATGCTGACCGAGATGGCCGACGGGCTCGGGGTCACACCGGGGCAGGCTGGTCAGACCGTCACCGTGACGGCGCTGGTCGGCCTGCTCGTCGCGCCGACGGTCGGCCTGATCTTCCCGCGGCTGGACCGGCGGAGTCTCCTGGTCTGGATGGCGCTCGCCGCCGGCGCGTCGAACCTCATCGTCGCGATCGCGCCGAACCTCGTGCTGGTCCTTCTCGCCCGCTTCCTGCTGGGCGCCGCGCTCAGTGCGTTCTGGTCCATGTCGATCACGGTCGCTGCCCGCATCTCAGGGCCCGAGCGCATCGGCCGCGCGGTCATGTTCACCACGGCCGGTACATCGCTGGCGACCGTCGCCGGAGTGCCGATCGGCGTGATGCTGAGCGAGGTGCTCGACTGGCGCACGGTGTTCGCGCTCGCCGGTGTCGTCACGTTGCTGCTGGCCATCGCGCTGCGGACTCTCCTGCCGTCGGTTCCCGCCGCCCAGGCATCCAGCATCCGCATCCTCGTCGACACGCTCCGTCGGCCGGGCGTCGGTCTCGGCTTCACCGGCCACGTGCTGGTCGTGCTCGGACACTTCCTCGCGTACACCTACATCCGCCTCGCGCTGGAGCGGATGCCGGACGTGGATGCCGGCACGATCGTGCTCCTGCTGGCACTGTTCGGCGCCGGCGGTCTGGTCGGCAACCTCGTGATCGGCCTCATCGTCGACCGGACGTTCTCGCTCTTCGCGGTCGTCGGCCCGATCGCGATCGCGGTCGCCGTGCTGGGGACCCTCCTGTTCCCGGGGTCGATCGCGGCCGTCGCGGTCGCCGTCGTGGCGTGGGGCTTCTTCTTCTCGTCCTGGCTGATCGTGGTGAACACGTGGGTCGGTCACCGGATGCCTGACCGCCTCGAGGCCGGTGGCAGCCTGGTCGTCGTCGGGTTCCAGGGCGCGATCATGATCGCGGCGGGCGTCGGCGGCATCCTCGTCGACGCGCTGGGCGTCGAGCTGAACTATGTCCTCGGGGCGGCGATCCTCGTGCTCGGAGCCGTGCTGTTCGGCGCGTCGAACCGCGTGCGTTCCTGA
- a CDS encoding MFS transporter, with protein sequence MSTSDETPVPPPTANSGAVGVIGLELRGDTPAPKKQVYSWALWDWATQPFNTVILTFIFTALYLTTEQFLPPEIVALGDKDPAYLAAEAELASGLGLGSTIAGLAILLFAPVLGQRADAAGRQKLWLGIGTGALIVCMFGLWFVEPTPTLFWLGVALISAGSVFGEIAAVNSNAMLIGIANPKTIGRISGLGWGFGYIGGIVALVLVVVFYQFDWFGLPADDGLPFRLIAVGCAIWALVFSIPIFLNVPEPSLGRPERKVGFFRSYALLVKDVVGLYRNTQTRGAFWFLLASAVFRDGLGGVFAFGAVIAGQVFDFGFPQLVIFGIAANLIAGVSTILAGRLDDRFGAKRIIVFSLASMVVAGLAVFLLVEAGPVVFWIGGLILCAFVGPAQSASRSFLARVTPAGREGEIFGLYATTGRAASWMASAAWTGLIVLTAQTKFGILGIVIVLLVGLLLLLPVQERRVTTA encoded by the coding sequence ATGAGCACGTCGGATGAGACACCCGTTCCGCCGCCCACCGCCAACAGCGGCGCGGTCGGCGTGATCGGCCTGGAGCTGCGCGGCGACACTCCGGCCCCGAAGAAGCAGGTCTACTCGTGGGCGCTGTGGGACTGGGCGACGCAGCCGTTCAACACCGTCATCCTGACGTTCATCTTCACGGCGCTGTATCTGACGACCGAGCAGTTCCTGCCACCGGAGATCGTCGCGCTGGGCGACAAGGACCCCGCCTATCTGGCTGCGGAGGCCGAGCTGGCCAGCGGCCTCGGACTCGGCTCCACGATCGCCGGACTCGCGATCCTCCTGTTCGCCCCGGTCCTCGGCCAGCGGGCGGATGCCGCCGGCCGCCAGAAGCTGTGGCTCGGGATCGGCACCGGAGCGCTGATCGTGTGCATGTTCGGACTGTGGTTCGTCGAACCGACGCCGACGCTGTTCTGGCTCGGTGTCGCCCTGATCTCGGCGGGCAGCGTGTTCGGCGAGATCGCGGCGGTGAACTCCAACGCCATGCTCATCGGCATCGCGAACCCGAAGACCATCGGCCGGATCTCCGGGCTGGGCTGGGGTTTCGGCTACATCGGGGGCATCGTCGCTCTCGTGCTGGTCGTCGTGTTCTACCAGTTCGACTGGTTCGGACTGCCGGCCGACGACGGTCTGCCGTTCCGGTTGATCGCGGTCGGCTGTGCGATCTGGGCGCTCGTCTTCAGCATCCCGATCTTCCTGAACGTCCCGGAGCCGTCGCTCGGGCGGCCGGAGCGCAAGGTCGGATTCTTCCGTTCGTACGCACTGCTGGTGAAGGACGTCGTCGGGCTGTACCGCAATACGCAGACTCGCGGCGCATTCTGGTTCCTGCTGGCGAGCGCGGTGTTCCGAGACGGCCTCGGGGGCGTTTTCGCCTTCGGCGCCGTGATCGCGGGACAGGTGTTCGACTTCGGCTTCCCGCAGCTCGTGATCTTCGGCATCGCGGCGAACCTCATCGCCGGTGTCTCGACGATCCTCGCCGGCCGCCTGGACGACCGGTTCGGCGCCAAGCGGATCATCGTCTTCTCCCTGGCCTCGATGGTCGTCGCCGGTCTGGCCGTGTTCCTGCTCGTCGAGGCAGGACCCGTCGTGTTCTGGATCGGCGGCCTGATCCTGTGCGCGTTCGTCGGCCCGGCGCAGTCGGCGTCGCGGTCGTTCCTCGCGCGAGTGACGCCGGCCGGACGCGAGGGCGAGATCTTCGGCCTCTACGCGACGACCGGGCGCGCGGCCAGCTGGATGGCGTCCGCGGCGTGGACGGGACTGATCGTGCTCACCGCGCAGACGAAGTTCGGCATCCTCGGCATCGTGATCGTGCTGCTGGTCGGACTGCTGCTGTTGCTGCCCGTGCAGGAGCGGCGGGTCACGACGGCCTGA
- a CDS encoding serine protein kinase RIO: MSDPFASFDASLTFADVEPGENQRWTTWPAVTPSERGPEPRPPWVVTSAGALDTELGILKTGKEADVFLIERAVPDDPSQRTLLAAKRYRTSQHRTFHRSSIYTEGRRTRNSRDARATEKKSLYGREVAAAEWSFAEFEALCRAWELGAPVPYPVQVHGTELLMEFIGAGAVAAPRLAQVRGDRDELTDLFQQIVELMHVFAAAGFAHGDLSPYNLLVHEGRVRVIDLPQIVDVIANPQGFDLLHRDCVNVCDWFIRHRVEADAEALFAELIAASYG, encoded by the coding sequence GTGTCTGATCCCTTCGCGTCCTTCGACGCATCCCTCACCTTCGCCGATGTCGAACCCGGCGAGAACCAGCGCTGGACGACCTGGCCCGCCGTCACCCCGTCCGAGCGCGGGCCAGAACCGCGACCGCCATGGGTCGTGACGAGCGCCGGCGCGCTCGACACCGAGCTCGGCATCCTCAAGACCGGCAAGGAAGCGGACGTCTTCCTCATCGAGCGCGCCGTGCCGGATGATCCGTCGCAGCGCACGCTGCTGGCGGCAAAGCGCTACCGCACCTCGCAGCACCGCACGTTCCACCGGTCGAGCATCTACACCGAGGGGCGTCGCACCCGGAACTCCCGCGACGCCCGCGCGACCGAGAAGAAGTCGCTCTACGGACGCGAGGTCGCCGCGGCCGAGTGGTCGTTCGCCGAGTTCGAGGCCCTGTGCCGCGCATGGGAGCTCGGCGCACCCGTGCCGTATCCCGTGCAGGTCCACGGCACCGAGCTGCTGATGGAGTTCATCGGCGCGGGTGCGGTGGCCGCTCCGCGGCTCGCGCAGGTCCGCGGCGACCGGGACGAGCTGACCGACCTGTTCCAGCAGATCGTCGAGCTCATGCACGTGTTCGCCGCTGCCGGCTTCGCGCACGGCGACCTGTCGCCCTACAACCTGCTCGTGCACGAGGGCCGCGTACGGGTGATCGACCTGCCGCAGATCGTCGACGTCATCGCGAACCCGCAGGGCTTCGACCTGCTGCACCGCGATTGCGTGAACGTCTGCGACTGGTTCATCCGGCATCGGGTCGAGGCGGATGCCGAGGCCCTGTTCGCCGAGCTCATCGCGGCGTCGTACGGGTGA
- a CDS encoding helix-turn-helix domain-containing protein — protein MTTVDPARLAEVLSSFDVRLGFARRTTLAQDGVLPLPAGQVTLAYVVEGEITGDVVREPSCTLDVPGGSAGPARGARTLLAGDAFLSMGHRSIALQSTSGARLMTADLELDSAALDGIPGFVFVTGFAELEPAAAALAANLGPVDPDVHGLRSGDPLICRMMVTTVLLSLIRAWAQNGCAPQGWPSRAGDPFLDRVVEAIHSEPGRDWTVDLLANVGAMSRSVFAERFRAALGQSPASYVTEVRMRQAKELLDAGRSVSETSRELGYASDEGFSRAFRRHTGVTPSLWRASGRASIPA, from the coding sequence ATGACGACTGTCGATCCTGCTCGCCTGGCGGAGGTGCTCTCCTCCTTCGACGTGCGGCTCGGCTTCGCGCGGCGCACCACGCTCGCGCAGGACGGGGTGCTTCCCCTGCCGGCCGGACAGGTCACCCTCGCGTACGTCGTCGAGGGTGAGATCACCGGCGATGTCGTGCGCGAGCCGAGCTGCACCCTCGACGTGCCAGGCGGCTCGGCCGGACCTGCCCGTGGGGCGCGCACGCTGCTCGCGGGCGACGCGTTCCTCAGCATGGGGCACCGGTCGATCGCGTTGCAGTCGACATCGGGGGCACGGCTGATGACCGCTGATCTCGAACTGGACTCTGCCGCTCTGGACGGGATCCCCGGCTTCGTCTTCGTGACCGGTTTCGCCGAGCTCGAGCCGGCCGCCGCGGCACTCGCCGCGAACCTCGGCCCGGTCGATCCGGACGTGCACGGACTGCGCTCGGGCGATCCGCTGATCTGCCGCATGATGGTCACCACGGTACTGCTGAGCCTGATCCGCGCCTGGGCGCAGAACGGCTGCGCTCCGCAGGGGTGGCCGTCGCGAGCCGGAGACCCGTTTCTCGATCGCGTCGTAGAGGCCATCCATTCCGAACCCGGACGGGACTGGACGGTCGACCTGCTCGCCAACGTCGGCGCCATGTCGCGGTCGGTCTTCGCGGAGCGCTTCCGCGCCGCGCTCGGGCAGTCGCCGGCGAGCTACGTCACTGAGGTGCGGATGCGCCAGGCCAAGGAGCTGCTGGACGCCGGACGCAGCGTCTCGGAGACGTCACGCGAGCTGGGCTACGCTTCGGACGAGGGCTTCAGCCGCGCGTTCCGCCGGCACACCGGCGTCACACCGTCGCTGTGGCGCGCCAGCGGGCGCGCGTCCATCCCGGCCTGA
- a CDS encoding DUF3817 domain-containing protein, with protein sequence MFLAPARLFRVLAIAEAITWTILIAALIARAIGAPGIVVTVGGGIHGFVFLAYGATAILVALNQRWHVGVAVLAVASAVIPYATIPTEIWLQRSGRLRGEWRLDAGDDPRDARWYDRLMRWFLRRPWVLAALLVLAIVVLYVILLLVGPPGGR encoded by the coding sequence GTGTTCCTTGCACCCGCCCGTCTTTTCCGTGTCCTGGCGATCGCCGAGGCGATCACCTGGACGATCCTGATCGCGGCGCTCATCGCGCGTGCGATCGGTGCGCCGGGAATCGTGGTGACGGTCGGCGGAGGCATCCACGGGTTCGTGTTCCTCGCGTACGGGGCGACGGCGATCCTCGTCGCGCTCAACCAGCGCTGGCACGTCGGCGTGGCGGTGCTCGCCGTCGCCAGTGCGGTGATCCCCTATGCGACGATCCCGACGGAGATCTGGCTGCAGCGATCGGGCCGGCTGCGCGGCGAATGGCGGCTCGACGCCGGCGACGACCCGCGCGACGCCCGCTGGTACGACCGGCTGATGCGCTGGTTCCTGCGACGCCCGTGGGTGCTCGCGGCTCTTCTCGTGCTCGCGATCGTCGTCCTGTACGTGATCCTTCTGCTGGTCGGCCCGCCCGGCGGGCGCTGA
- a CDS encoding ABC transporter permease: MLTYLLRRSAFLVVSLVVAMMVIFVLLRLLPGDPANALLSVDATPEQIAAARAQVGSDRPLIEQFALWAGQMLRLDLGESYISTLPVGPEIAARLQITLPLTLIAFVLALLLSLVIGITAAVKADTWYGTVLSGFAQLGIAVPVFWVGILLVWVFALGLGILPSGGFPRDDWEDPADALRSLVLPVLTVAIVMSASLSRYVRAATLDVLGSDYLRTARAGGSGLGEALLRHGVRNGAVPVIAVLGIELSTTLLGAVVVESVFTLPGLGSMLLTGIEQHDFANIQGVLVVSTLFVLIVGFLADIVQRLIDPRLRTRMAGAR, from the coding sequence ATGCTCACGTATCTGCTCCGCCGCTCCGCGTTCCTCGTGGTGTCGCTCGTCGTCGCCATGATGGTGATCTTCGTGCTGCTCCGGCTGCTGCCTGGCGACCCGGCGAACGCCCTGCTGTCGGTGGATGCCACGCCCGAGCAGATCGCCGCGGCGCGGGCTCAGGTGGGCTCGGACCGACCGCTGATCGAGCAGTTCGCGCTGTGGGCCGGTCAGATGCTGCGGCTCGACCTCGGTGAGTCGTACATCAGCACGCTCCCGGTCGGACCCGAGATCGCGGCTCGGCTGCAGATCACGCTGCCGCTGACGCTGATTGCCTTCGTTCTGGCGCTGCTGCTGTCGCTCGTGATCGGCATCACCGCAGCGGTGAAGGCCGACACCTGGTACGGCACCGTGCTCTCCGGTTTCGCGCAGCTCGGCATCGCGGTTCCGGTGTTCTGGGTCGGCATCCTGCTGGTGTGGGTGTTCGCGCTCGGCCTCGGCATCCTCCCGTCCGGAGGCTTCCCCCGTGATGACTGGGAGGATCCGGCCGACGCGCTGCGCTCGCTCGTCCTGCCCGTCCTCACGGTGGCGATCGTCATGAGCGCTTCGCTGTCGCGCTATGTCCGTGCCGCCACCCTCGACGTGCTCGGCAGCGACTATCTGCGCACCGCCCGCGCCGGCGGATCCGGCCTCGGTGAGGCGCTGCTGCGCCATGGCGTCCGCAACGGTGCTGTCCCCGTCATCGCGGTCCTCGGCATCGAGCTGTCGACCACGCTGCTCGGCGCCGTGGTCGTCGAGAGCGTCTTCACGCTCCCCGGCCTCGGCAGCATGCTGCTGACCGGCATCGAACAACACGACTTCGCGAACATCCAGGGCGTGCTCGTGGTTTCGACCCTGTTCGTCCTCATCGTCGGCTTCCTCGCCGACATCGTGCAGCGCCTCATCGACCCTCGGCTGCGCACGCGGATGGCTGGTGCACGATGA
- a CDS encoding ABC transporter permease yields the protein MTAVVEQIEDAAPRRRGGSGTTLVIGLCFTGLIVLLAVVSLLWLPYAPSDVSGGRLEGPSGAHLLGTDKLGRDLFTQLMVGARIALVVGIGSVALAALLGITIGLIAAFARPWVDDSMSAALDVIIAFPVLLLAMLVVAVQGASLWSAILAIGLAMSAVVARLTRILAHRVLQEQFITAARTSGTRWPGIVAFHVLPNIWPTLSVNLALQFGAAVLAEASLSYLGLGAPPPNASWGRLLQEAQGTVLTAPVGAIAPGIALVVLVLGVNFIADGLRDFADPTRRRTR from the coding sequence ATGACGGCCGTCGTGGAGCAGATCGAGGATGCCGCACCCCGGCGTCGTGGCGGCAGCGGCACGACCCTCGTGATCGGCCTGTGCTTCACCGGACTGATCGTCCTCCTCGCCGTGGTCTCGCTGCTCTGGCTGCCGTATGCGCCGAGCGACGTCAGCGGCGGGCGCCTCGAGGGGCCGAGCGGCGCGCACCTGCTCGGTACGGACAAGCTCGGTCGCGACCTGTTCACCCAGCTCATGGTCGGTGCACGCATCGCGCTCGTCGTGGGGATCGGATCGGTCGCGCTGGCTGCGCTGCTCGGAATCACGATCGGACTCATCGCGGCGTTCGCACGCCCGTGGGTGGACGATTCGATGTCCGCGGCGCTGGATGTCATCATCGCCTTCCCCGTGCTGCTGCTCGCGATGCTGGTCGTGGCCGTGCAGGGCGCGTCGCTCTGGTCGGCGATCCTCGCGATCGGGCTGGCGATGTCCGCCGTCGTCGCGCGGCTCACCCGCATCCTCGCCCATCGGGTGCTGCAGGAGCAGTTCATCACGGCGGCGCGCACGAGCGGTACGCGGTGGCCGGGGATCGTGGCGTTCCACGTGCTGCCCAACATCTGGCCCACACTCAGCGTGAATCTCGCGCTGCAGTTCGGCGCCGCGGTCCTCGCCGAGGCCAGCCTGTCGTATCTCGGTCTCGGCGCTCCGCCGCCGAACGCGTCCTGGGGGCGGCTGCTGCAGGAGGCGCAGGGCACCGTGCTCACCGCGCCCGTCGGCGCGATCGCCCCGGGCATCGCCCTGGTCGTGCTCGTCCTCGGTGTGAACTTCATCGCCGACGGCCTGCGCGATTTCGCCGACCCGACCCGCAGGAGGACGCGTTGA
- a CDS encoding ATP-binding cassette domain-containing protein codes for MSLLEISALTVTAGGRRVVDDVSFTVAAGERVGIIGESGSGKSVTSLAATGLLSAGLSASGSVRLDSTEVIGASDGALRPLRGPVAALLFQEPLTALDPLMRVGRQIAEPMRRHLGLRGRELQDAVRAALVDVSLPDERIARAYPHELSGGQRQRVATAIALAGHPKLLIADEPTTALDVTVQDEILTLLGRLVAERDMALLFISHDLAVVARMTDRVVVMQRGRAVEQGPVGQIISAPQDPYTTALVASARALDAALDAPVASDGAEGGER; via the coding sequence TTGAGCCTTCTCGAGATCTCCGCACTCACCGTGACCGCCGGCGGCCGCCGCGTCGTCGACGACGTGTCGTTCACGGTCGCCGCCGGTGAGCGCGTCGGCATCATCGGCGAATCCGGCTCGGGCAAGTCCGTGACGTCCCTCGCCGCCACCGGGTTGCTGAGCGCGGGTCTTTCGGCATCCGGATCGGTCCGGCTCGACAGCACCGAGGTGATCGGCGCGTCGGACGGTGCGCTGCGGCCGCTCCGCGGCCCGGTCGCCGCCCTGCTCTTCCAGGAACCCCTGACCGCACTCGATCCGCTCATGCGCGTCGGCCGGCAGATCGCGGAGCCGATGCGCCGTCACCTCGGGCTGCGTGGCCGGGAGCTGCAGGATGCCGTGCGCGCTGCTCTCGTCGACGTCTCGCTCCCCGACGAGCGGATCGCCCGCGCGTATCCGCACGAGCTGTCCGGCGGGCAGCGCCAGCGAGTGGCGACGGCGATCGCACTCGCCGGCCACCCGAAGCTCCTCATCGCCGACGAACCGACGACCGCGTTGGACGTCACCGTGCAGGACGAGATCCTCACCCTGCTGGGCCGCCTCGTCGCCGAACGAGACATGGCTCTGCTGTTCATCAGCCACGACCTCGCCGTCGTCGCCCGCATGACCGATCGAGTGGTCGTGATGCAGCGCGGCCGGGCCGTCGAGCAGGGGCCGGTCGGGCAGATCATCTCGGCTCCGCAGGATCCGTACACGACGGCGCTGGTCGCGAGTGCCAGGGCTCTGGATGCCGCGCTCGACGCACCCGTGGCATCCGACGGAGCCGAAGGGGGCGAGCGATGA
- a CDS encoding MarR family winged helix-turn-helix transcriptional regulator yields MSTPDPADDIADALVRLRGRRHPGHGLGHGGPHGQRGGPHEGRRGRPGGWPAGPGGRFAAPAWMRMLEALAAASDPLSVSEIAEAVGVDQPRASRLVQQGVERDLVRREADPDDARRTRIALTDAGIRVARGAKGERRQELSCALEAFTEDERTELARLLNKLADNWGTTP; encoded by the coding sequence GTGAGCACGCCCGATCCCGCAGACGACATCGCCGACGCGCTCGTGCGCCTACGAGGACGTCGTCACCCCGGTCACGGTCTCGGACATGGCGGACCGCACGGGCAGCGCGGTGGCCCGCACGAGGGGCGCCGCGGACGGCCGGGCGGCTGGCCAGCCGGACCGGGTGGGCGCTTCGCCGCCCCCGCCTGGATGCGGATGCTGGAGGCGCTCGCCGCGGCATCCGACCCGCTCAGCGTGAGCGAGATCGCCGAGGCCGTCGGCGTCGATCAGCCCCGAGCGTCTCGGCTCGTGCAGCAGGGAGTCGAGCGCGATCTCGTCCGGCGGGAGGCCGACCCGGACGATGCCCGCCGGACGCGCATCGCGCTCACGGACGCCGGCATCCGAGTCGCCCGAGGAGCCAAGGGGGAGCGGCGACAGGAGCTGTCATGCGCGCTCGAGGCGTTCACCGAGGACGAGCGCACCGAGCTCGCCCGACTGCTCAACAAGCTCGCGGACAACTGGGGGACGACCCCCTGA
- a CDS encoding MarR family winged helix-turn-helix transcriptional regulator: MTTYTSPDERPLGYWLTATDRLLAAEFARAFDNEGITRRDWRLLNAIDGAVPIARPIDDRKLGRLIELGWVTPAEDGWALTDEGQAAKKRLGTIVDGIRATIAEAVSADDYATTVATLAQIARALGWDENVPLPRKNRERGGHGRRGAHRHGHGAFEHRRHVRRGFGPHPFEAPGTQPHAGHGFHDHGAFDHGLADEPHHHGRFGGHWGAHRRIARMAQHAYERGFDAGFDRGSTTR, encoded by the coding sequence ATGACCACGTACACATCACCCGACGAGCGTCCCCTCGGCTACTGGCTGACCGCTACCGACCGGCTTCTGGCCGCCGAGTTCGCCCGCGCCTTCGACAACGAAGGCATCACCCGCCGCGACTGGCGGCTGCTCAACGCGATCGACGGGGCCGTCCCGATCGCACGCCCCATCGACGACCGCAAGCTCGGTCGTCTGATCGAACTCGGCTGGGTCACCCCCGCCGAAGACGGGTGGGCGCTCACCGATGAAGGCCAGGCCGCCAAGAAGCGGCTCGGGACCATCGTCGACGGCATCCGCGCCACGATCGCCGAGGCGGTCAGCGCGGACGACTACGCGACCACCGTCGCCACCCTCGCGCAGATCGCGCGGGCACTCGGCTGGGACGAGAACGTCCCGCTCCCGCGCAAGAATCGCGAACGCGGTGGGCACGGCCGGCGCGGTGCGCACCGCCACGGCCACGGCGCGTTCGAGCACCGCCGCCATGTCCGTCGCGGTTTCGGGCCGCATCCGTTCGAGGCACCCGGTACGCAGCCGCACGCCGGCCACGGATTCCACGACCATGGTGCGTTCGACCACGGCCTCGCCGACGAACCGCACCACCACGGCCGCTTCGGCGGCCACTGGGGTGCTCACCGCCGCATCGCCCGCATGGCGCAGCACGCCTACGAGCGCGGCTTCGACGCGGGATTCGACCGCGGCAGCACCACACGCTGA
- a CDS encoding ABC transporter ATP-binding protein, translating to MSILELRSARFSYGTRTVVDDVSLQVSAGEAVGLVGESGAGKSTIFSLLLGLAAPHEGEVLFDGQPLNRRDRALMRRFRTDVQTVFQDPYSSLDARQRIDRIVGEPLRSLGIARGEAALSAVAEAVRSVGLDADVLERYPHEFSGGQRQRIAIARAIVSKPRVLLADEPVSALDVTTRIQVIDLLRALRAETGLALVMVSHDLSAVAALCERTVVLRGGRVVEEGPTRGILDAPQTDYARTLVSAIPRLPAT from the coding sequence ATGAGCATTCTCGAGCTGCGCTCCGCGCGATTCTCGTACGGGACGCGCACTGTGGTCGACGACGTGTCGCTCCAGGTGTCCGCGGGCGAGGCCGTGGGCCTGGTCGGCGAGTCGGGCGCGGGCAAGTCCACGATCTTCTCGCTGCTGCTCGGGCTCGCCGCACCCCACGAGGGCGAGGTGCTGTTCGACGGGCAGCCGCTGAACCGGCGCGACCGTGCACTCATGCGCCGGTTCCGCACCGACGTGCAGACCGTGTTCCAGGATCCGTACTCGTCGCTCGACGCCCGGCAGCGGATCGACCGGATCGTCGGCGAGCCGCTCCGATCGCTCGGCATCGCCCGCGGCGAGGCGGCGCTGAGCGCCGTGGCGGAGGCCGTCCGATCGGTCGGACTCGACGCCGACGTGCTCGAACGGTACCCGCACGAGTTCTCCGGCGGACAGCGGCAGCGCATCGCGATCGCGCGGGCGATCGTGTCGAAGCCCCGGGTGCTGCTGGCGGACGAGCCGGTGAGCGCGCTCGACGTCACGACTCGCATCCAGGTGATCGACCTTCTGCGCGCGCTCCGGGCCGAGACCGGGCTGGCGCTGGTCATGGTCTCGCACGATCTGAGCGCGGTGGCCGCGCTGTGCGAACGGACGGTCGTGCTGCGCGGCGGTCGTGTGGTCGAGGAGGGGCCGACCCGCGGCATCCTGGACGCGCCGCAGACCGACTACGCGCGCACACTGGTCTCCGCGATTCCCCGGCTGCCCGCGACCTGA
- a CDS encoding TetR/AcrR family transcriptional regulator, which translates to MSDQIVDGRRARGDASRRSVLARATDLASVDGLDGLTIGRLAETSGRSKSSIATLFGSKHDLQLATIAAAREIFIATIIEPARAEPRGVRRVATLMRAALDYSRDRVFTGGCFFVATSADIDSKPGPVRDAVRSAQADWYGYLTAQLRFAIGAGELTADVADAEVIAFELIALDEHANSRSLLFGDDGAYALAARAMRRRLVSAGADEAMLAALA; encoded by the coding sequence ATGTCGGATCAGATCGTGGACGGACGCCGAGCACGCGGAGACGCGTCGCGGCGCAGTGTGCTCGCACGGGCGACGGATCTCGCCTCGGTCGACGGCCTCGACGGACTCACGATCGGCCGGCTCGCAGAGACGTCCGGACGCAGCAAGAGCAGCATCGCGACGCTGTTCGGCAGCAAGCACGATCTGCAGCTGGCGACGATCGCCGCGGCGCGGGAGATCTTCATCGCGACGATCATCGAACCGGCGCGCGCGGAGCCGCGCGGCGTACGGCGGGTGGCGACGCTCATGCGTGCGGCACTGGACTACTCGCGCGATCGCGTGTTCACGGGTGGGTGCTTCTTCGTCGCGACCTCGGCCGACATCGACTCCAAGCCGGGCCCGGTGCGCGACGCCGTGCGCTCGGCTCAGGCCGATTGGTACGGCTACCTCACGGCTCAGCTGCGGTTCGCGATCGGCGCAGGCGAGCTCACCGCTGACGTCGCGGATGCCGAGGTCATCGCCTTCGAGCTCATCGCGCTGGACGAGCACGCGAACAGTCGCTCTCTGCTGTTCGGTGACGACGGCGCGTACGCGCTCGCGGCGCGCGCGATGCGCCGCCGGCTCGTCTCCGCCGGCGCGGACGAGGCGATGCTGGCCGCGCTGGCATGA